Part of the Quercus lobata isolate SW786 chromosome 6, ValleyOak3.0 Primary Assembly, whole genome shotgun sequence genome, AGAATGAAAGAATGTACTGCTATAATTCCtatccaggaaaaaaaaatgtacaaccttttttataaaatcttgGCCAGCAATAACTACGAAAATATTCCTAGTCCACAACCTACAAGAACAAAACTGCATGCCCATAATACTTGATTTGAAACAAGATACAAAGCCCACAAATATCAGCAAACTTCACTAAGATCCAAACAGAGCACACAACCACTCGTTCTTCAACTCTGCAGCATAACACCACCCACTGCTCAATTCCCAGCTGCTGCTGCTTGTGCTGGACCATCTGATCTAGGATTACGACCACGTCCACGACCCCTTCCCCTGCCACGACCACGCCCTGCAAAACCACCACACATGTATTACCAGAGTACTCGCAGCAAAATTCCATTAACCAAAAACGTAACAAGTAACgaataacaaataacaaatttaaagaGCAATCAGCAAGTTGTACCCAGCAAAGGGGAATTTAAACAAAGCAGgttaaataagaaaatgaaccaCACCATATGTGCTCTCTTAGCAGGGGCTCTATGTTGCTTTTATCACTTGTATTGTATGAGTTGcttattaactaataataatgaaaatccTATTCTCCACAAGTTGTTACTGAGAACTGCCATTTGAGTCACCAAGGTTTTGAAAGTTTCCCTTTCAATTAGACCTCAAATCTCAGCTCTgttatttagatttaatttccaaaatatttataattatagaatttttttctaatcatCTATATTTTAAgacaccaaaaataaaaaatgctaatttTGATAAACATTTAGCATAAAGCATCTTAATTACAAAAGCTATAATGGCTTTAACAGACACTGCATCACGAATTAAACATCAAACAAACAATGACATTAATGAGTGATTGGCTAGCATATATAcccaaaggaaagaaagaacagCTGAAATACACAACCCCCTGCCCCAACCAAAAATAGGGACCTTTTTCTTCAgctacaataataatattcaagAAACAAATCTCATCCTCCAAATGTTATCATTGGATATCTCATGTGAAAATACAGTGCAACTTATGCATGAATTATAGCTTTTATCAAGATTGCcggaaaagggaaaataaaataaacagaagGTTAAAACTGACTATTCTGCATGCTTACCACGTCCTTGGGCAAGTGGTGCCTCTGATTCACCATAGTCATAGTATCCACCTGACTGACCGTATCCACCCGACTGACCATATCCACCTGACTGACCATATCCACCCGCTTGGCCATATCCACCTGCTTGGCCATATCCACCTGACTGGCCTCCAAATCCTCGTCCTCGACCCTGGTAAAAACGGCCTCTTGCACGGCCACGACCTCTGCCGCCGAAACTACGTCCACCATCCCACCCATCCCCATTATTATACTCCCCAGGCCCATTATAATATCCTGCATGCAATAAAATGAAACAGATCACAACCAACAAGAAACTTACCAACTTGTCATAGTCTTTAGAGTTCAATATGAATTATAACAGTCAACTCAAACAGCACGTTCCAGTTGATCATCCAGAGTATTTAATTCTTATTCAAGAACATTTTTGAAGTTATAACTTTAGAAAAACCTAAAGAAAGCCTTAAATAAAGTCTAAAGCCAAAATCTGTATGCATCATATGTCCAAACAAATGCCATGTGCAACACAAAgttaaagttgtttttgtgtgtgcatgtgtgtggaAGGCTGTTTCAAAAACAAGGACACAGTTCAAGGAAAATagctcattttttttattaatacttttatattgtgataaaacAACTATAACAACTAAAATCATTTGCCAGCTAAAGACACACATGTAACTCCAATAATGAGCAGTGGTATACCTCTACCTCTACCCCTACCCCTGCCCCAACCCCTTCCACGACCGCGTCCCCTGCCTCGCATCCTAGGTGAGCCCTCTGCATTACATCaaattaaagattataaatttaaCTACATCCGTAACAGCATCAAAGGACTTGAAACTATAAACACATcctgcaaaaataaaaaaaaggtagaaaCTATCTCATCACCTCCTTCATCTTCATATTCATTTAATGGTTTCACTTGATCATCTGGAAGAGGAGGCTGGTATCTGCATAAAAGCAGATAAACCTAAATTTAGCACTATCCAGGAAATTACAATTAGAATTATACAATAAAACCATATTCCAAATGGCAACAACATTTCAAATGCGGTTCAACATTTCCAGTTTACATAATAGTGTTTCTTTGAATTCAAAACAAAGTAGTATTTCAGACCATTATGAGTAAAATTGTATTCAGGCACCATAAAAGTTCGtttcaaattatacattgtAGGTCAACTTAGATGAAACTGACTAAGAAGCAGATAAACTATATACTGATACGGCAGATACATGGTTCTTTAATTGCTTCTCATGTTTCGGAGGCTATCACATGCAACACCATTGTCTAGTATGATTGTGTCCTCTTGGTACAGTCTTTTTTCACACagcaataaaatataatatacatGCTACCCACAAGGAATGGCCATGCGTGCCATCAAAGTTATATCATTccaataaattttgtaactcTCCTCCAACATAGTAactttgtttgtcttttttttttttttaaagagaaataaaatataaacatggTCTATCTACGTACCACCAAAAAAATGAGTGCAATTTCTTTCATGCAAAGTAACACTTTTGACATGTGGCTGACCCCAATTAATCTATTGAGGATAAATAGTCAAACCTAAAGTTTTAAGGCCtgtttgttattgttgtatAAAGGTAacacttacaagttacaacacaTTACAAATATTCAAAACAGAGGATAAGATATATCTTAATCTTTATCCTGAAAGTTTTAATGCATTAATGAGCCACACAAGGCAGCAGTCTGTTGCTGTGGCtcagctaaaaaaaaagtaactagaTCGGAGATAGATTGAGTTTGTTGAGTTCATCAAGTAGGTTGAACTAGAATGAAAAACCAATGAGCTAAAATTATAGAGCTCAGATTTAACTCACAAACTAGTGTTGAACGAGACTTTTAGCTGGTTATCTTGAGCCAAGCTCAGGTAACTTAATGCATTTGTAAGAATCTAAAATGATCGGTATCTTAACTCTTAACAATAAGTATAATTTCAACTACAGAACCAAATATACATATGTATAATCTAATGCACCAAGAAAcgttgaaaaattaaaaatatgagaCGGATGAGGGGTGTGGGTGACAGATTTTTCCTGATGTCAAAAAGGCATCCAAACCTAAAAAACTTACCCAGTGGATGAAGTATCCAACTCCCTCTTTGAAAAAGTAATTGTGATCATTGAAACATGACGAGTGGTCTCCAGACTGAAACAGAACAGAAAAATAATTGTCcccatatataataaaactatAGCACTTGCATGAACTTGATAACAAAAAAGAGTAATGTTTCATACGGAAGAAGGCCTTCTTCTAGTGGCTCCCACGTGTCAGTTATATCAGTTGATCCAATTGAAGTATTTTGATGTAGACCAGCAATCCTTCTCTGAAAGGGGagaaaattgataaataaaaagttctcagagagagagagagagggagggagggagcACTGTCATCCCACCTTAATTAGTTCAGCAATCATCACAGTCTTATTAATTGCTCTGCCCATTGCTTTAAGGACAATTTCATCGGACCCTTTCTCCTGCAAAAAAAGATGGGataattagagagagagagagagacttaagGGTGAGTAGTACAAAATTGAGTAGAAGAAATTCGATAAGTGTACAagaaaaaaacatcaaaatcaaaGGTGAGTTGTTCGAGTCAAATTTCTcttatggggaaaaaaatacataatttagcAGGTAATAAAATAGAACAGCAAGTCATGTCAAATCTGGAAAATAATAAGTCATAACCATGTATGGTAAAGATATCATATGAATTTAAAGCACATCATTACCAACGAATTATTTCTCCAACAATCTCACAAAATAAATTCATAGAATCAAAATCACAGTAAGTATATCCATAATCCAGCACAGAAAACGTGAGTCAGCATCAAATATCAAGGTCAAGAAGTTAAAGGCTGCAATCCTTTCAGTTGACACACAGCTATTGCACCAttagttttcttaaaaattttaatcagTTAGCTACAAAACAAGCCATAAGTTAAGACAGTAAGGTAAACAAGGATTACGTAAATTCCAACCAGAATCAAGTGAAGTCGAGCTCAATGGGTGACAAAACAATTAACATTTCTACATTCTTCTGGTTAGGCAAGACTCAACGAAGTCTAAAA contains:
- the LOC115995470 gene encoding paraneoplastic antigen Ma6E-like; its protein translation is MDRYQRVEKPKAETSINENEIRITTQGRMRNYITYATTLLQEKGSDEIVLKAMGRAINKTVMIAELIKRRIAGLHQNTSIGSTDITDTWEPLEEGLLPLETTRHVSMITITFSKRELDTSSTGYQPPLPDDQVKPLNEYEDEGEGSPRMRGRGRGRGRGWGRGRGRGRGYYNGPGEYNNGDGWDGGRSFGGRGRGRARGRFYQGRGRGFGGQSGGYGQAGGYGQAGGYGQSGGYGQSGGYGQSGGYYDYGESEAPLAQGRGRGRGRGRGRGRGRNPRSDGPAQAAAAGN